The segment TACAAGGACTACACCCACGAGACGATCGAGAACTCGATCGCGCGCGCGAAGGACTACATTGCCCTGCACCAGGCCGACACGTCGGCGGTGCGCTACCGCCTCGCGGGCGGCATCATCGGCATCCTGGCGGCCGTCAACGAAGAGGTCGAGTGGTCCTATCGCGTGAACCTGATCCTGATCCTCGTCGTCGTCTTCCTGCTCTCGTACGCCACCTACGTGTCGGTGTGGGGCGCGCTCATCGTGATGCTGCCGTCGCTCGTGGCGCAGCCCTTGTCGGAAGCCGTGATGTACCTCTTCGGCATCGACATGAACATCAACTCGCTGCCCGTGGCGGCGATCGGCATCGGCATCGGCATCGACTACGGGTACTACGTGCTCTCGCGCATCGTGGAAGAGCTCGCGGCCGGCTGCACGTTCGAGACGGCGATCCGCCGCATGTTCGAGACCACCGGGAAGACCGTGCTTTTCACCGGCGTGTCGCTCACCGCCAGCATCATCTTCTGGGTGTTCTTCCCGATGAAGTTCCAGGCCGACATGGCGTTGCTGCTCGTCCTGCTGCTCGCATTCCACCTGGCCGGGGCGCTGATCTTCATCCCGCCCATGGTGGCGTTGTTCCGACCACGGTTCGCGATCCGGTACGCCGAAGCCCGCGCGCGGGTTCTCGCCGCCGAGCAGGCGGCGACGGAGGCCGCCGTAGCCGCCGGTCGGTAGAACTCGAACACGAGGGGGGCCTCGCGATGGGCAAGTTCCTGGTGCTGGCGATGACGGTCGGGCTGGCCGTGCCCGGCTGGGCCGAGCTGAAGCCCGGCATGATGCTCGACCCGTCCACGGCCGGCGAAGCCGCCGGCTTGCTGCCGCCGGAGATCCTGAAGCACTACCAGAACGGCGACTACAAGAATCCCGTCGTCGATTTCCCATCGAGCAAGTTCCGCTGGGACGACGGCTTCGACGAGGCCACCAAGCGAAACGGGGAGACGCTCACCCTGAACGAGCACGGGGAGCCCGTCGACAAGGCGACGGGGAAACGCCCGGACTACATCACCGGCATCCCGTTCCCGGGGGTCACCTCCGACGATCCGCAGGGCGGGCAGAAGATCATCTGGAACCTCTACTACGCGTACTACACCGGCGGGAACAGCCACAACGAGACGGCGCTCAACTGGATGAGCCGCACCGGCGTGCAGCGATCCTCCGAGCAGGACGTCTACTTCCTGTACTACGACGGTCAGCCGCGCCACTACTCGCCGCCGGCGAATCCCGACAACCTCCTGTTCCAGTTCCTCGCCGTCTCGACGAGCCCCGCCGACATCCAGGGCACCGCGGCGCTCGGCTATCGCTTCAAGGATCCGGACAAGCGCGACCTCTCCTGGGCCTACGTCCCGGCGCTGCGGCGCGTACGCCAGGTCTCGCCGGCCAACCGCTCCGACGGCTTCCTCGGCTCGGATCAGAGCCAGGACGACGGTCCCTTCTTCGACGGCAAGGCCGA is part of the Candidatus Eisenbacteria bacterium genome and harbors:
- a CDS encoding DUF1329 domain-containing protein → MGKFLVLAMTVGLAVPGWAELKPGMMLDPSTAGEAAGLLPPEILKHYQNGDYKNPVVDFPSSKFRWDDGFDEATKRNGETLTLNEHGEPVDKATGKRPDYITGIPFPGVTSDDPQGGQKIIWNLYYAYYTGGNSHNETALNWMSRTGVQRSSEQDVYFLYYDGQPRHYSPPANPDNLLFQFLAVSTSPADIQGTAALGYRFKDPDKRDLSWAYVPALRRVRQVSPANRSDGFLGSDQSQDDGPFFDGKAEDFEWRITGHKDALRIVDPDSIAGKVERRPLEGGGWRTVSINNDRSVGYMVKDWTGVAWAPTAGAVAKRRFWVIEGVPKDKYYLYGKIELWIDDQSWQGAWNRKFSWQGDLLNVYQVMGFASADFNDKERFWGSTQGFQLSENIKADRATVSGQNGRGGDPANDRRIPLKPGFFDYQTLSRFGK